In the Bacteroidota bacterium genome, one interval contains:
- a CDS encoding alanine racemase — translation MAEKRTYERPVVTKHQSGIMNKFGSGPSTSVRDNIDGVLIKDLAGKFGSPLFVLSEKTIRQNQRNAYRVFKNRYPRVQFAWSYKTNYLDAVCSVFHQEGSWAEVVSEFEYRKARALGIPGEHIIFNGPEKSIEVLRTAIREGAMIHIDHFDELYHIVELTDTEKLKAKIAIRVNMDVGVYPLWDRFGFNYENGEAWQAIKRIVANPRLTLIGLHTHIGTYMMSAEAYRVAASKLATLAKSMHDEFNITLEYIDVGGGFASQNTLIGQYLPAEEVVPSLEQYADAIASGLFQLSIKPEDLPTLILETGRALIDNAGYLVTTVIANKRLSTGRRAIIVDAGVNLMFTSFWYKHKIQPAQQPSVHTEDAVIYGPLCMNIDVLRDGIVLPTLKQGDRLVLNHVGAYNMTQWMQFITMRPNVVMVMEDGSVELIRKAETLEYLAQQEVLPARLKEKKSR, via the coding sequence ATGGCAGAAAAGAGAACATACGAACGTCCCGTTGTGACGAAGCATCAGTCGGGCATCATGAACAAATTCGGCAGCGGGCCGTCAACTTCCGTTCGTGACAATATCGACGGTGTGTTGATTAAGGATCTCGCCGGAAAATTCGGCTCTCCTCTCTTCGTTCTGTCGGAGAAAACCATCAGGCAGAATCAGCGGAATGCCTATCGCGTCTTCAAGAACCGCTATCCCCGTGTACAATTTGCGTGGTCGTACAAAACGAATTACCTCGATGCCGTTTGTTCCGTGTTTCATCAGGAAGGTTCATGGGCGGAAGTTGTGTCCGAATTTGAATACCGGAAGGCGCGGGCTTTGGGTATTCCGGGCGAACACATCATCTTCAACGGACCGGAAAAAAGCATCGAAGTGCTCCGTACGGCAATACGCGAAGGCGCGATGATTCATATTGATCATTTCGACGAGTTGTATCACATTGTCGAGCTTACGGATACTGAAAAACTGAAGGCGAAGATCGCCATTCGCGTGAATATGGACGTCGGTGTCTATCCGTTGTGGGACCGGTTCGGTTTCAATTACGAGAACGGCGAGGCATGGCAGGCCATCAAGCGTATTGTCGCCAATCCGCGACTAACACTCATCGGGCTGCACACACATATCGGTACGTATATGATGAGCGCAGAGGCATATCGTGTTGCCGCCAGTAAACTCGCAACTCTTGCGAAAAGTATGCATGATGAATTCAACATCACGCTGGAGTACATTGACGTTGGCGGAGGCTTTGCATCGCAGAATACCCTGATCGGGCAATACCTGCCGGCGGAAGAAGTTGTACCGAGTCTTGAACAGTACGCCGATGCAATTGCCTCCGGCTTGTTCCAGCTTTCCATCAAGCCGGAAGATTTGCCGACGCTAATTCTTGAGACGGGGAGGGCACTCATTGACAATGCAGGGTACCTCGTCACAACCGTCATTGCAAACAAGCGACTCTCAACCGGGCGCAGGGCAATTATTGTCGATGCGGGGGTGAACCTGATGTTCACGAGTTTCTGGTACAAGCACAAGATTCAACCGGCCCAGCAGCCGAGCGTGCATACCGAGGATGCTGTCATCTACGGCCCGTTGTGCATGAATATTGATGTGTTGCGCGACGGCATAGTTCTGCCGACACTCAAGCAGGGTGACCGCCTTGTACTGAACCACGTCGGTGCATACAACATGACGCAATGGATGCAGTTCATCACGATGCGGCCGAATGTGGTTATGGTGATGGAAGATGGGAGCGTTGAGTTGATTCGCAAGGCAGAAACGCTGGAGTATCTTGCGCAGCAAGAAGTACTTCCCGCCCGACTCAAGGAGAAGAAATCCCGCTGA
- a CDS encoding DUF1624 domain-containing protein, whose translation MLARLRQFLSAEIRNQTADLLKGLAVVFMILVHLVELFSTPAIYESIAGRVALFLGGPPAAPVFMAVMGYFLASSRKSFFQQIRRGVFLFLGGVLLNIGLNLNLLFSIRSGRFDLDPLAYIFGADVLPLAGLSVMAIALLRTIFRQSWIAYLILAFAAAALTPLLHNIESSDPFLKYIVPFFWGKSSWSYFPLFPWLAYPLLGYAYKIGSESFTLHSQMTPLIRLLLLAFCACCLLMFSKNALAISVDLSRYYHHSLSFTLWVALFLCAWSLLVSFFEEHTGNTLPVLYIKWIGRNVTAAYVFQWLFIGNLATELYRTQTVIQTLIWFFVVLAATSCCIPIWQRLKPKLATLLASSVSFQ comes from the coding sequence ATGCTCGCACGCCTTCGCCAATTTCTTTCCGCCGAAATTCGAAATCAAACAGCCGATCTTCTGAAGGGTCTCGCTGTCGTGTTCATGATTCTTGTGCATCTTGTTGAATTGTTTTCGACGCCGGCAATCTATGAGAGTATTGCGGGTCGCGTCGCGTTGTTTCTCGGTGGACCACCCGCTGCACCTGTTTTTATGGCCGTGATGGGCTACTTTCTTGCCTCATCACGAAAGTCTTTCTTTCAACAGATACGCCGCGGAGTTTTTCTTTTTCTCGGCGGAGTTCTGTTGAACATCGGACTGAATCTCAATCTTCTCTTCTCGATTCGTTCGGGCCGGTTTGATCTCGATCCGCTTGCATACATCTTCGGTGCCGATGTTTTGCCACTCGCCGGATTGAGCGTAATGGCTATTGCCCTTCTTCGAACCATCTTCCGGCAATCATGGATTGCTTATCTCATTCTGGCCTTCGCCGCTGCTGCCCTGACTCCCCTCTTGCATAACATAGAGTCGTCCGATCCGTTTCTCAAGTACATTGTGCCGTTCTTCTGGGGAAAGTCAAGCTGGTCGTACTTCCCTTTGTTTCCATGGCTCGCATACCCGTTGCTCGGATACGCGTACAAAATCGGGAGCGAAAGCTTCACACTACATTCACAAATGACGCCGTTAATTCGTTTGCTGCTTCTTGCCTTCTGTGCTTGCTGCCTTTTGATGTTCTCAAAGAATGCACTCGCGATTTCTGTTGATCTGTCCCGTTACTATCATCATTCGCTTTCATTCACCCTCTGGGTGGCTCTATTCCTCTGCGCCTGGAGTTTGCTCGTTTCATTTTTCGAAGAACACACCGGTAATACTCTGCCCGTCCTTTACATCAAATGGATTGGCCGCAATGTCACCGCTGCGTATGTCTTTCAATGGCTCTTTATTGGTAATCTTGCTACCGAACTCTATCGCACACAAACTGTGATTCAGACTCTGATCTGGTTTTTCGTTGTTCTCGCTGCAACAAGTTGTTGCATTCCTATCTGGCAAAGGCTCAAACCCAAACTGGCTACTTTATTAGCGTCATCCGTTTCGTTTCAGTGA
- a CDS encoding PqqD family protein, which produces MNTYLVPESLAVSDSGFLFLASTGETFTLNEIGKEIFKMLQGGDTREAIEQKVLELYDVERATFVRDFDDFINQLSSFKLIRTK; this is translated from the coding sequence ATGAACACGTATCTCGTTCCTGAAAGTCTTGCCGTAAGCGATTCGGGGTTTCTCTTCCTCGCTTCCACGGGCGAGACATTTACGCTGAATGAAATCGGCAAGGAGATCTTCAAGATGCTTCAGGGTGGAGACACCCGCGAGGCAATCGAGCAGAAGGTTCTTGAATTGTATGACGTTGAGCGGGCAACATTTGTCCGCGACTTCGATGACTTTATCAATCAACTTTCATCCTTCAAACTGATACGTACCAAATGA
- a CDS encoding ATP-grasp domain-containing protein, which produces MLQTDTYQMNIAVTGLNATDNPGPGVPVIRSLRSAPEFSGRIIGLSYDSLDPGIYMENIADKSYLIPYPSSGLEPLFERIAYIHSKEKLDVIVPTLDSELYGFIKLSERLRSLGIHTFLPTFDQLNLRAKDKLFDFCTVHKFKVPKNILVSSLQDLHNIPNQFNYPVVVKGIFYDAYIAHNFNDAHAAFDKLRLKWGLPIIIQEHVTGDEFNVVALGDGSGASIGAVPMRKLYITDKGKGWAGVTVDDKALISLAADIVKALKWQSGLELEFIKSKETNEYFLLEINPRFPAWVHLATGAGQNLPYALVKLARGEQMPQFRAYTIGTIFIRYSWDYITTMKEFEKLVVAGEK; this is translated from the coding sequence ATCCTTCAAACTGATACGTACCAAATGAACATCGCCGTTACAGGGCTGAACGCCACCGACAATCCCGGACCCGGCGTGCCGGTCATACGGAGCCTGCGTTCGGCGCCGGAGTTTTCCGGGAGGATTATCGGGTTGTCGTATGATTCGCTCGACCCGGGAATCTACATGGAGAACATTGCCGACAAAAGCTATCTTATTCCCTATCCGTCGAGCGGATTGGAACCGCTGTTTGAGCGGATTGCGTACATCCACTCCAAGGAAAAGTTGGATGTCATCGTTCCCACCCTTGATTCGGAGTTGTACGGATTTATCAAGCTGAGTGAGCGGCTGCGGAGCCTCGGCATTCATACATTCCTGCCGACGTTTGACCAACTAAACCTGCGCGCAAAGGACAAGCTGTTCGATTTCTGCACGGTACACAAATTCAAGGTGCCGAAAAACATTCTTGTATCATCGCTGCAGGATCTTCACAACATCCCGAATCAATTCAACTATCCCGTGGTGGTGAAGGGGATTTTCTATGACGCGTACATCGCCCATAACTTCAACGATGCACATGCAGCATTCGACAAACTGCGACTCAAATGGGGGCTTCCCATCATCATACAAGAGCATGTGACGGGAGATGAATTCAACGTTGTTGCGCTCGGCGACGGCAGCGGTGCATCTATCGGCGCCGTCCCGATGCGCAAGTTGTACATCACGGACAAAGGGAAAGGATGGGCCGGCGTAACGGTGGATGACAAAGCTCTGATCAGTCTTGCGGCAGACATTGTCAAAGCGTTGAAGTGGCAAAGCGGGCTTGAATTGGAGTTCATCAAATCTAAAGAAACTAATGAGTATTTTCTGTTGGAGATTAATCCACGCTTTCCGGCGTGGGTTCATCTCGCTACAGGTGCCGGACAGAATCTCCCGTATGCACTTGTGAAGCTTGCACGCGGAGAGCAGATGCCGCAATTCAGAGCATATACGATCGGTACGATTTTCATCCGCTATTCGTGGGATTATATCACCACCATGAAGGAATTTGAAAAACTAGTGGTTGCAGGAGAAAAATAG